In one Candidatus Omnitrophota bacterium genomic region, the following are encoded:
- a CDS encoding 2-oxoacid:ferredoxin oxidoreductase subunit beta: MADVKDFISNDPIAWCPGCGDFGILNALKAALVKLGRKPKDIVIASGIGQAAKLPHYIKCNCINGLHGRSLSYASAVKIANRELTVLVTTGDGDCYGEGGNHFIHNIRRNTDITVIVHNNQIYALTKGQASPSTDEGYVTKVQTQGVISEPIRALEMAIVLGAGFVARGYSADMEHLSWLILEGIEHKGFSLVEVLQPCVSFNKKNTYEWYSKRIYKANDDPAYDPGNYVAALQKASEWGDRIPIGIIYKAEKASYEEKSGLNKRPPLVEEKIDDIDITGILKEYA; encoded by the coding sequence ATGGCAGACGTTAAAGATTTCATAAGCAACGATCCGATAGCATGGTGCCCTGGGTGCGGGGACTTCGGCATCCTCAACGCATTGAAAGCGGCGCTCGTAAAACTGGGGCGGAAGCCCAAGGATATAGTCATCGCCTCGGGGATAGGCCAGGCCGCGAAATTGCCCCACTATATAAAATGCAACTGCATAAACGGGCTCCACGGCAGGTCTCTCTCATACGCGTCCGCGGTCAAGATCGCCAACCGCGAATTGACCGTCCTCGTCACCACAGGCGACGGCGACTGTTACGGTGAAGGCGGCAACCATTTCATACACAACATCAGGCGCAATACGGATATTACCGTGATAGTCCATAATAACCAGATCTACGCGCTGACGAAAGGCCAGGCCTCGCCCTCGACCGATGAGGGGTATGTAACGAAAGTCCAGACGCAAGGCGTCATCTCAGAGCCTATCCGCGCGCTGGAGATGGCGATAGTCCTCGGCGCGGGTTTTGTGGCGCGGGGTTATTCCGCAGATATGGAGCATCTCTCGTGGCTGATTCTCGAAGGGATAGAACACAAGGGGTTCTCTCTCGTCGAGGTCCTGCAGCCGTGCGTTTCGTTCAACAAGAAGAACACTTACGAATGGTATTCAAAGAGGATATACAAAGCAAACGACGATCCCGCATATGATCCCGGAAATTATGTTGCCGCGCTCCAAAAGGCTTCGGAATGGGGCGACAGGATCCCCATAGGGATAATTTATAAGGCCGAGAAGGCGAGCTACGAGGAAAAGAGCGGATTAAATAAGCGTCCGCCTTTGGTCGAAGAGAAGATAGATGATATCGACATAACAGGCATCTTAAAAGAATACGCGTAA
- a CDS encoding 2-oxoacid:acceptor oxidoreductase subunit alpha, with the protein MTIKISGEAGQGMQAISTALAKVFKKAGLHIFMNQDFMSRIRGGNNFSQLRVSERPVFTLKGKSDITVCLDKGSISIHKPDMAEKGIMITDRQKFGTEETGPGFFDAPFYDMAKKAGGSELFANSAACGVAAGITKISFRLVEEALKEIFADKPADVIKINIAAAKLGYDFSAKYFRSDAFAVKEGAAAGNLLMNGNEAITLGAIRGGCKFYSAYPMSPSTSIMENLSRYAKDFNIIVEQAEDEIAAINMIIGASFAGVRSMCATSGGGFALMVEGLSLAGMLETPIVAVDAQRPAPATGFPTRTEQADLDFLIHAGHGEFARAVFAPGTVEEAFYLTVKAFNLAEKYQIPVLIMTDQHLADSSRDIDPFDMDKAKVERHIISKEDSKKVTGYKRYQLTETGVSPMAVPSWIEDVIYADSDEHTEEGHITEDGKIRMSMVDKRFYKKMALLSREVEEPTAYNLSGADMVLVGFGSTYGVMKEACEATQGKKLGFIHLSQVWPFPSDHIAGLLKRAKKAVTVENNAGAQLAKLIRRSTGIEVDGSILKYDGRPFNADFLKEKASEAVNNGRR; encoded by the coding sequence TTGACGATAAAGATCTCCGGAGAAGCGGGCCAGGGGATGCAGGCTATAAGCACGGCGCTGGCGAAAGTCTTCAAAAAAGCCGGGCTGCATATATTCATGAACCAGGACTTTATGTCGCGCATCCGCGGCGGGAATAATTTTTCGCAGTTGCGGGTCTCGGAGAGGCCCGTCTTTACGCTAAAAGGGAAAAGCGATATCACCGTCTGCCTGGATAAGGGAAGCATAAGCATACATAAGCCGGATATGGCGGAAAAAGGCATTATGATAACCGACAGGCAGAAATTCGGCACCGAGGAAACAGGCCCGGGTTTTTTCGACGCGCCTTTTTATGATATGGCCAAAAAAGCAGGAGGAAGCGAGCTCTTCGCGAATTCCGCGGCGTGCGGCGTGGCGGCCGGGATCACAAAGATCAGCTTCCGTCTCGTGGAGGAGGCGTTAAAGGAGATATTCGCGGATAAGCCCGCGGATGTCATAAAGATAAATATAGCCGCGGCGAAACTGGGATATGATTTCTCGGCGAAATATTTCCGATCCGACGCCTTCGCCGTCAAGGAAGGCGCGGCGGCCGGAAACCTTTTGATGAACGGCAATGAGGCGATAACCCTGGGCGCGATCAGGGGAGGATGCAAATTTTATTCCGCGTATCCGATGTCGCCCTCGACGAGCATAATGGAGAACCTGAGCCGCTACGCGAAGGATTTCAATATCATCGTCGAACAGGCCGAGGATGAGATCGCCGCGATAAATATGATAATAGGGGCGTCTTTTGCGGGCGTTCGGTCGATGTGCGCCACATCCGGCGGCGGATTCGCCCTGATGGTCGAGGGGTTAAGCCTTGCCGGGATGCTCGAGACGCCTATCGTCGCGGTGGATGCTCAGAGGCCGGCCCCGGCGACAGGATTCCCGACCCGCACCGAACAGGCTGACCTGGATTTTCTTATACATGCGGGCCACGGCGAATTCGCGAGGGCGGTATTTGCCCCCGGGACGGTCGAAGAGGCGTTCTACCTTACGGTAAAAGCATTTAATCTCGCGGAAAAGTACCAGATACCGGTCCTGATAATGACAGACCAGCATCTGGCCGATTCCTCCCGCGACATTGACCCGTTCGATATGGATAAGGCGAAGGTAGAGCGCCACATAATATCAAAAGAGGATTCGAAGAAGGTCACCGGGTATAAGCGTTATCAGCTCACCGAAACAGGCGTATCGCCTATGGCCGTGCCCTCGTGGATCGAGGATGTAATTTACGCCGATAGCGACGAGCATACCGAAGAAGGGCATATCACCGAAGACGGGAAGATCAGGATGTCGATGGTCGATAAGCGGTTCTATAAGAAGATGGCGCTTCTCTCGCGCGAGGTCGAGGAGCCGACGGCTTATAACCTGAGCGGCGCCGACATGGTTTTGGTAGGTTTTGGTTCGACCTACGGGGTTATGAAGGAGGCCTGCGAAGCGACGCAAGGGAAGAAGCTGGGTTTTATACACCTATCCCAGGTATGGCCGTTCCCCTCGGATCATATAGCCGGATTATTGAAGCGGGCAAAAAAGGCCGTTACCGTTGAAAACAATGCCGGGGCCCAACTGGCGAAACTCATCCGGCGCTCGACCGGCATCGAAGTCGACGGTTCCATATTAAAATATGACGGCAGGCCTTTTAACGCGGACTTCCTGAAAGAAAAGGCCTCCGAGGCGGTGAACAATGGCAGACGTTAA